One window of Candidatus Regiella endosymbiont of Tuberolachnus salignus genomic DNA carries:
- a CDS encoding trypsin-like serine peptidase, with product MLTRLNRKFFYRNILISLLSIYLQIAVADTAKPTEQKILFFGADDRVAIENRENWPWHAVGQLETASGHLCTATLIAPSLALTAGHCLLRPPGKIDPAISLRFISHQQQWQYQITQLETLVDINLSKKLRASGNGWTVPPAAAKEDFALVVLHNTERSPLKPLPLWQGSIAELNLALARAKHRITQAGYPADHINSLYSHPACLVTGWAQQGIIAHQCDTLPGDSGSPLLLKDNDNWWLVAIQSSAPAAKDRALADNHALAVTAIRDKLKTLISKNAREYTHSP from the coding sequence GTGCTGACTCGTCTCAATAGAAAATTTTTCTACCGCAATATACTGATCAGTTTATTGTCTATTTATTTACAGATCGCCGTGGCTGACACTGCTAAGCCCACTGAGCAAAAAATATTATTTTTTGGCGCAGATGATCGGGTGGCGATAGAGAACCGTGAAAATTGGCCATGGCATGCTGTTGGGCAGCTAGAAACCGCCAGTGGTCATCTTTGTACCGCGACCTTAATTGCGCCCAGTTTAGCATTGACCGCCGGGCATTGTTTATTAAGGCCGCCCGGTAAAATCGATCCAGCGATCAGCCTGCGTTTCATTTCACATCAACAACAATGGCAATATCAGATTACTCAATTAGAAACCTTAGTCGATATCAATTTGAGTAAAAAATTACGCGCTTCGGGCAACGGCTGGACGGTTCCCCCCGCAGCGGCGAAAGAAGATTTCGCCTTGGTTGTATTACACAATACTGAGCGGTCACCGCTTAAACCACTCCCCCTATGGCAAGGTTCGATAGCAGAGCTGAACTTAGCGCTGGCGCGCGCCAAGCATCGAATAACCCAGGCCGGTTATCCTGCCGATCACATCAATTCGCTTTACAGCCATCCCGCTTGTTTGGTTACCGGCTGGGCGCAACAAGGCATTATCGCCCATCAATGTGACACCCTGCCCGGCGATAGCGGTTCACCGCTACTGCTTAAAGATAACGATAATTGGTGGTTAGTCGCTATTCAAAGTTCCGCACCCGCGGCTAAGGATCGCGCTCTGGCCGATAATCATGCCCTAGCAGTAACGGCCATACGCGATAAGTTAAAGACATTAATCAGTAAAAACGCCCGCGAATATACCCACAGCCCTTGA
- a CDS encoding MATE family efflux transporter encodes MVLAVPVIITQVAQTAMGVVDTIMAGSFSATDLAAVAIGTSIWQPVIFFGNGLLLALTPTIAQLNGSGRRNQIAYQVRQGFWLACFIAILMMLVLYNSHHIIYMMHNIDPILAEKAVGFIRAIMWGVPGCLFFQIFRNQCEGLSKTKPGMVIGFMGLLINIPINYIFIYGKLGAPALGGVGCGVATASVYWVMFLMMYWYVSQAGSQQDLKLNKGLSSPDWKVIKTLTFLGLPIALALFFETTLFAVVALLISPLGVVAVAGHQIAHSFSSLVFMLPMSLGIAATIRVGHCLGAGEVAQARVSAYTGLIVGLILASLSAILTVFFREPIALLYNDDPAVVIMASHLMIFAAIYQMSDAVQVIGSGVLRGYKDTRSIFFITFIAYWLLGLSSGYLLGLTDHVVSAMGPTGFWIGFVIGLTFAAVMIFLRIRWLQRQSPEVTLQRAAHH; translated from the coding sequence ATGGTACTTGCAGTCCCTGTCATTATCACCCAGGTTGCTCAAACGGCGATGGGGGTAGTCGATACTATTATGGCGGGCTCTTTTAGTGCCACGGATCTGGCTGCGGTGGCCATTGGGACTTCCATTTGGCAGCCGGTGATTTTTTTCGGTAATGGATTGTTGTTAGCGCTGACTCCCACCATTGCACAACTCAATGGCTCGGGTCGTCGAAATCAGATTGCCTATCAGGTAAGGCAAGGGTTTTGGCTCGCCTGTTTTATTGCGATTCTGATGATGTTGGTGTTGTATAATAGTCATCATATTATTTATATGATGCATAATATTGATCCTATTTTGGCTGAAAAAGCGGTAGGTTTTATTCGCGCTATCATGTGGGGGGTGCCGGGCTGTTTGTTTTTTCAGATTTTCCGCAATCAATGCGAAGGATTATCTAAAACTAAACCGGGGATGGTGATTGGTTTTATGGGTTTGTTAATCAATATTCCTATTAACTACATTTTTATCTACGGTAAATTAGGCGCTCCCGCGTTGGGGGGAGTCGGTTGTGGTGTTGCTACCGCCAGTGTTTATTGGGTGATGTTTTTGATGATGTATTGGTATGTTAGCCAAGCCGGCTCTCAACAAGATCTAAAATTAAATAAGGGGTTGAGCTCTCCTGATTGGAAAGTGATAAAAACGTTAACTTTTCTTGGCTTACCCATTGCCTTGGCGCTATTTTTTGAAACGACTTTATTTGCTGTTGTCGCTTTACTGATTTCTCCCTTGGGGGTTGTGGCAGTGGCGGGGCATCAAATCGCGCATAGTTTTAGTTCTTTGGTGTTTATGTTACCGATGTCACTGGGTATTGCAGCGACGATTCGCGTAGGTCATTGCCTGGGAGCAGGTGAGGTAGCACAAGCGAGGGTTTCGGCTTATACCGGTCTTATTGTCGGCTTGATACTGGCTTCATTGAGTGCAATATTGACTGTTTTTTTTCGTGAGCCTATTGCTTTGCTTTATAACGACGATCCAGCGGTGGTCATTATGGCGTCACATTTGATGATATTTGCCGCTATTTATCAGATGTCCGATGCAGTACAGGTTATCGGCAGTGGTGTATTACGGGGATATAAAGACACGCGGTCGATTTTTTTTATTACTTTTATTGCCTATTGGTTATTAGGTTTATCCAGTGGTTACCTATTGGGTTTGACGGATCATGTTGTTTCGGCCATGGGGCCAACCGGTTTTTGGATTGGTTTTGTTATCGGGTTAACCTTTGCCGCTGTGATGATATTTTTACGTATTCGTTGGTTGCAAAGACAGTCGCCAGAAGTGACGTTGCAACGTGCTGCTCATCACTAA
- a CDS encoding riboflavin synthase subunit alpha has product MFNGIVQGTAPVVAINGSTDFRTHTLRFPSALLPGLTLGASVAHNGCCLSVTAIDQDLISFDVIKETLLITNLREINVGDEVNLERAVKLGDEIGGHLMSGHIICTAEIAKICSTENNRQLWLRIADKKIMKYILQKGFIAIDGISLTIGEVENNRFCVNLIPDTLVRTTIGKKRLADRVNIEIDAQTQATVDTVERVLNKTVLV; this is encoded by the coding sequence ATGTTTAATGGTATTGTTCAAGGCACCGCGCCGGTAGTCGCCATTAATGGCAGCACAGATTTCCGTACCCATACACTAAGATTTCCATCCGCCCTGTTGCCAGGATTAACATTAGGCGCTTCGGTAGCACATAATGGCTGCTGCTTATCCGTCACTGCCATCGACCAAGATTTAATCAGTTTTGATGTGATAAAAGAAACCCTGCTTATTACCAATCTCAGAGAAATTAACGTCGGGGATGAAGTCAATTTGGAAAGAGCGGTGAAATTGGGAGATGAAATAGGCGGCCATTTGATGTCTGGGCACATTATCTGTACCGCGGAGATTGCCAAAATTTGTAGCACAGAAAATAATCGCCAACTTTGGCTGCGTATTGCCGACAAAAAAATAATGAAATATATATTACAGAAAGGATTTATCGCCATTGACGGCATCAGCCTGACCATTGGTGAAGTAGAAAATAATCGTTTTTGCGTTAATTTGATCCCAGATACCTTAGTCAGAACAACAATAGGAAAAAAACGACTCGCTGATCGGGTGAATATTGAAATTGACGCACAGACACAAGCCACCGTTGATACCGTTGAGCGGGTGTTAAATAAAACGGTGCTAGTATAA